The Flavobacterium faecale genome has a segment encoding these proteins:
- a CDS encoding acetyltransferase, with translation MLIVGAKGFAKEVLEVLYQNNQTENVVFYDDVNDDAPEFLYDKFRVLKNTIDVCAYFESVDNQFTIGIGNPKLRKILVTKFEKLGGVFTSTISPKASIGNFGNKIKPGCNIMTGTIITNDITIGEGVILNLNSTIGHDSSIGDYVEVSPGVNISGNCTIGNFSILGTNATVLPKIVIGQNVIIGAGSVVTKDIPDNSMAVGIPAKIIKALDPIEL, from the coding sequence ATGCTAATTGTAGGAGCTAAAGGATTTGCGAAGGAAGTTTTAGAAGTATTGTATCAAAACAATCAAACAGAAAATGTTGTTTTTTATGACGATGTTAATGATGATGCACCCGAATTTTTATATGATAAATTTAGAGTCCTCAAAAATACAATAGATGTTTGTGCATACTTTGAGAGTGTGGACAATCAATTTACTATTGGTATAGGTAATCCCAAGTTAAGAAAAATTTTAGTTACCAAATTTGAAAAATTAGGAGGTGTATTTACAAGTACAATAAGTCCTAAAGCAAGTATCGGCAATTTTGGGAACAAGATCAAGCCTGGGTGCAATATTATGACAGGAACTATAATTACAAATGATATTACAATTGGTGAAGGCGTAATTCTAAATTTGAACAGCACTATTGGTCATGATAGCAGTATTGGTGATTATGTTGAGGTTTCTCCGGGAGTTAATATCTCGGGTAATTGTACTATTGGTAATTTTAGTATTTTAGGTACAAATGCAACTGTTTTACCCAAAATAGTTATTGGTCAAAACGTTATCATTGGGGCAGGCTCTGTTGTTACGAAAGATATACCTGATAATTCGATGGCTGTTGGCATCCCTGCAAAAATTATAAAAGCCTTAGATCCAATAGAACTATAA
- a CDS encoding glycosyltransferase family 2 protein: MKQPPIVSVVMITYGHEQFIEQAINSVLMQECDFEIELILANDCSPDQTDVVIQKIIQTHPKASIISYYKQEVNMGMMPNFIFALQKAEGKYIALCDGDDYWTDKFKLQKQVDFLNSNLDYVLCFHSVAILKNDGSMVEDFITSLPPEYETIDTLAKLGNYIHTPSVVYRNVLEETPPEFELSPIGDYFLYMMLAEHGKLKFLQDQMSTYRYGVGLFSGTTHSIRLQKEVIMLACLLSYLKVGDFKKILLDRYILLVDEFKKSIEDKNKENLPIRPFLQRAIEYVKGNYKDPGKILNKVCFKVLNKVWTK; encoded by the coding sequence ATGAAACAGCCACCAATTGTAAGCGTTGTAATGATTACCTACGGACATGAGCAGTTTATCGAACAAGCAATAAATAGTGTTTTAATGCAAGAGTGCGATTTTGAAATCGAACTAATACTTGCAAATGACTGTTCTCCTGATCAAACGGATGTTGTCATTCAAAAAATAATTCAAACACATCCAAAAGCTTCAATCATTAGTTATTACAAACAGGAAGTTAATATGGGCATGATGCCAAATTTTATCTTTGCATTGCAAAAGGCAGAAGGAAAGTATATTGCTCTTTGCGATGGTGATGATTATTGGACAGATAAGTTTAAATTACAAAAGCAGGTAGATTTTTTAAATAGTAATCTAGATTATGTGTTGTGTTTTCATTCAGTAGCTATCTTAAAAAATGACGGTAGTATGGTCGAAGATTTTATTACATCGCTACCACCAGAGTATGAAACAATTGATACGTTAGCAAAACTGGGGAATTATATTCATACACCTTCGGTAGTTTACAGAAATGTTTTGGAAGAAACCCCTCCTGAGTTTGAATTATCTCCAATTGGAGACTACTTTCTTTATATGATGTTGGCAGAGCACGGGAAATTGAAGTTTTTGCAAGATCAAATGTCGACCTATCGCTATGGGGTTGGTTTGTTTTCAGGAACAACTCATTCAATTCGACTGCAGAAAGAAGTGATAATGTTAGCCTGTTTATTATCTTATTTAAAAGTTGGTGATTTTAAAAAGATACTATTGGATAGATATATTCTGTTAGTTGACGAATTTAAAAAAAGTATTGAAGACAAAAATAAAGAAAACCTACCCATAAGACCGTTTTTACAGAGAGCAATAGAGTATGTAAAGGGTAATTATAAAGATCCGGGTAAGATTTTAAATAAAGTGTGTTTTAAGGTTTTAAATAAAGTATGGACAAAATGA
- a CDS encoding glycosyltransferase — protein sequence MKLAFTICSNNYLAQAKILGDSLLKHNPDYKMIIGLCDKKSDDIDYDFFEHIEIVAVEEINIPNFDEIIKKYDIVELNTSIKPSFFKYFIGKYKDLESIVYLDPDIQVFNKLDRLNTYLVANDILLTPHILKPISVDDMMPSESLFLNYGIYNLGFLALNPHCDNVLRFLNWWEQRTLTIGYDRVCDGLFVDQLWINFVPLFFDKVKILSDLGLNAAPWNLHERPMKLSSNSNFLMEDKTNLYLYHFSSYNYKLPQQFSKYYNRFKNIEEEDWLLNLYGQYHEKLLQNQVEVFSIVKCYYQKEVPIPIKVEKKKRKLKFSDFIPPVIPYLVKKMIGKSTCL from the coding sequence ATGAAATTAGCCTTTACAATTTGCTCAAACAATTATTTAGCACAAGCAAAAATATTAGGGGATTCTTTGCTTAAACATAATCCTGATTATAAAATGATAATAGGATTATGCGATAAAAAAAGTGACGACATCGATTATGATTTTTTTGAGCATATAGAAATTGTTGCGGTTGAAGAAATTAATATTCCTAATTTTGATGAGATTATAAAAAAGTATGATATTGTTGAATTAAATACTTCTATCAAACCATCTTTTTTTAAATATTTTATAGGCAAATATAAAGATCTTGAATCCATAGTATATTTAGATCCAGATATACAGGTTTTTAATAAATTAGACAGGTTAAATACTTATTTGGTTGCGAATGATATTTTACTCACTCCTCATATTTTAAAACCGATCAGCGTAGATGACATGATGCCCTCAGAAAGTTTGTTTTTGAATTACGGCATCTATAATCTAGGTTTCTTGGCATTGAATCCACATTGTGATAATGTATTGCGGTTTTTAAATTGGTGGGAACAGAGAACCTTGACAATTGGTTATGATCGAGTTTGTGATGGACTCTTTGTGGATCAATTATGGATTAATTTTGTGCCACTTTTTTTTGATAAAGTTAAGATTTTAAGTGATTTAGGACTTAATGCTGCGCCATGGAATTTACATGAAAGACCGATGAAATTAAGTTCCAATTCTAACTTTTTGATGGAGGATAAAACCAATTTATATCTATATCATTTTAGTTCCTATAATTACAAATTGCCACAGCAGTTTTCTAAATATTACAACAGGTTTAAAAACATAGAAGAAGAAGATTGGTTGCTAAATCTATATGGGCAATACCATGAAAAACTACTCCAAAATCAAGTTGAAGTTTTTTCAATAGTTAAATGTTATTATCAGAAAGAAGTTCCTATTCCTATAAAAGTGGAGAAGAAGAAAAGGAAATTGAAATTTTCGGATTTTATACCGCCAGTAATACCCTATTTAGTAAAGAAAATGATAGGCAAAAGTACTTGTTTATGA
- a CDS encoding glycosyltransferase family 2 protein, whose translation MKKLSIITINYNNLKGLKRTVESVVNQTWQEFEYIVIDGGSTDGSASYLENHSSNFDYWISDSDTGIYNAMNKGIQKAKGEYLLFLNSGDHLYGNEALQKTISEVCDYDLVYFDIQVIDQEKTSILENPSTFSFEYLHNNLPCHQSLFVKKSAFGVVGLYDEELIIVADWKWFIQAILKYNLSYKKRAGFFSVFYKDGISSIDVNTALIQKERTLVLEKDFPILMNDLKHQYYLERVIRNLRKSRKIKWLLKLGLLDKF comes from the coding sequence ATGAAAAAACTATCCATTATAACTATCAATTACAATAACCTCAAGGGATTAAAAAGAACTGTCGAAAGTGTTGTCAATCAAACTTGGCAAGAGTTTGAATACATTGTTATTGATGGCGGGTCAACAGATGGTAGTGCATCTTATTTAGAAAATCATTCATCTAATTTTGATTATTGGATCAGTGACTCAGATACAGGTATTTATAACGCCATGAACAAAGGGATTCAAAAAGCTAAGGGAGAGTATTTGCTGTTCTTGAACAGTGGGGATCATCTTTATGGTAATGAAGCGTTACAAAAAACAATATCGGAAGTATGTGATTATGATCTCGTATATTTTGATATCCAAGTTATTGATCAAGAAAAAACTTCAATTTTAGAAAATCCGTCTACATTTTCTTTTGAATATTTGCATAATAATTTGCCTTGTCATCAGAGTTTGTTTGTAAAGAAAAGTGCTTTTGGAGTGGTGGGATTATATGATGAAGAATTAATAATAGTAGCCGACTGGAAATGGTTCATTCAAGCTATCTTAAAATACAATCTCAGTTATAAAAAACGGGCAGGTTTTTTTTCTGTTTTTTATAAGGACGGAATTAGTTCTATAGATGTAAATACGGCGCTAATTCAAAAAGAAAGAACGCTCGTTTTAGAAAAGGATTTTCCGATATTAATGAATGATTTAAAACACCAATATTATTTAGAACGAGTGATTAGGAACCTTAGAAAATCAAGAAAAATAAAATGGTTGTTGAAATTGGGTTTACTAGATAAATTTTAA